One genomic region from Muriicola soli encodes:
- a CDS encoding sulfite exporter TauE/SafE family protein — protein sequence MDIISILGYIGALAIGVVLGLIGGGGSILTVPIFVYLLGINPVVATAYSLFVVGVSSLAGALQNIRKKLVDFKTAIVFAIPAFIAVYLTRRFLVPALPGELIKLGSFIVTRDIGIMVFFALIMLLASYSMIKGKCKNCDDEDAVVKYNYPLIILEGLVVGVITGIVGAGGGFLIIPALVMLARLPMKKAVATSLLIIAIKSLIGFIGDVETMEIDWIFLLSFTAFSLIGIIIGVWLNKFIEGSKLKKSFGWFVLVMGIYILFKEFYS from the coding sequence TTGGATATTATATCAATTCTTGGATATATAGGTGCCCTGGCCATAGGCGTTGTGCTTGGGCTTATTGGCGGCGGAGGATCCATACTTACAGTACCCATTTTCGTTTATCTGCTGGGGATTAATCCTGTGGTCGCCACAGCTTACTCCCTCTTTGTAGTAGGCGTATCTTCCCTGGCCGGCGCTTTGCAGAATATCAGAAAGAAGTTGGTCGATTTTAAAACGGCTATTGTTTTTGCCATCCCCGCATTTATCGCCGTCTATCTCACGAGGCGATTTCTGGTTCCGGCCCTCCCAGGGGAGTTAATTAAGTTGGGATCATTTATAGTAACCCGCGACATCGGAATCATGGTATTTTTTGCCCTGATTATGTTGTTGGCTTCCTATTCCATGATCAAAGGCAAGTGTAAGAATTGCGATGACGAAGATGCCGTAGTGAAATATAACTACCCTTTGATCATCCTCGAAGGTCTCGTAGTTGGGGTAATTACAGGTATTGTTGGGGCTGGAGGAGGGTTCCTGATTATTCCGGCACTTGTCATGCTGGCCAGATTACCTATGAAAAAAGCAGTCGCAACTTCCTTACTGATTATCGCTATTAAGTCCTTGATCGGGTTTATTGGGGATGTGGAAACCATGGAGATCGATTGGATATTCTTATTGAGTTTTACTGCATTTTCCCTAATTGGGATCATCATAGGCGTGTGGCTGAATAAGTTCATCGAGGGCAGTAAGCTCAAGAAATCTTTTGGCTGGTTTGTCCTTGTTATGGGGATCTATATTCTCTTTAAGGAATTCTACAGCTGA
- a CDS encoding universal stress protein — translation MKTFLYATDLSENSISAFHFAVMLSEQLKAKLHVLHVFDMKATFISTVSLTYAKREEIMYKEQFEKLKEFCKKHHGLKLPDYITLNVEENSFSSTGILEKAESLNADLILVGTKGSSLIKDIFLGSTATNLIKYSYVPVLAIPLEYESKPIRKIIYATAFEEADILAIRKLVGLAEPFGAEIKLIHVSTEDEYAGKDQMEWFREMLESKVEYDKINFDLRFSDDVFNTLFNYFKEEDASIIAMLEREGPGFFKGLWHKDTVSRMKLQIDRPLLSYHKNNLMQNPTIERFPFSSII, via the coding sequence ATGAAAACCTTTCTCTACGCCACAGATTTATCTGAAAATTCGATCTCAGCCTTTCATTTTGCTGTCATGCTCAGTGAACAACTCAAGGCTAAATTGCATGTGCTCCACGTTTTCGATATGAAAGCCACATTTATTAGTACTGTTAGTCTTACCTATGCCAAACGTGAGGAAATCATGTATAAGGAGCAGTTTGAAAAACTAAAGGAATTCTGCAAGAAACACCACGGTTTAAAACTTCCCGATTATATAACATTAAATGTAGAAGAAAACAGTTTTTCTTCTACCGGGATTCTTGAAAAGGCAGAATCTTTAAATGCAGATTTAATACTTGTGGGCACTAAAGGCAGCAGCCTTATCAAGGATATATTCCTGGGTAGCACGGCCACTAACCTGATTAAATACTCCTATGTTCCTGTATTGGCAATTCCACTTGAATATGAGAGTAAACCGATTCGCAAAATTATATATGCCACCGCCTTTGAGGAAGCAGACATACTCGCAATTAGAAAACTTGTAGGGCTCGCAGAACCCTTTGGTGCGGAAATAAAACTGATTCACGTGTCTACGGAGGATGAATATGCAGGAAAAGACCAAATGGAATGGTTCAGGGAGATGTTGGAAAGCAAGGTAGAGTACGATAAAATTAATTTTGATTTGCGCTTTTCGGATGATGTATTCAATACCTTATTTAATTATTTCAAAGAGGAAGACGCAAGCATTATTGCTATGCTAGAACGCGAAGGCCCGGGGTTTTTTAAAGGACTATGGCACAAGGATACGGTAAGTAGAATGAAATTACAGATCGACCGACCATTGCTGAGTTATCACAAAAATAATCTGATGCAAAACCCGACAATTGAGCGTTTTCCATTTTCATCCATTATCTGA
- a CDS encoding slipin family protein: MNPMMFFFLFLALFLLAGIRIIFEYKRALKFRFGKYVKTLQPGFRWIIPIVETIQIVDIRVITINIVSQEVMTEDNVPCSIDGVVFFQIKDPEKAVLEVEEFTFAITQLSQAALRDVCGKVELDTILSKREEMGKNIKAIVESETHQWGIEISDVKIKDIQLPENMRRMMANQAEAERSRRARIILAQAEEQAADMLLLAGKKIDQSPSAIKLRLYQTLSNIAAEKNSTILFPFPEEVLPKKSKD, encoded by the coding sequence ATGAATCCAATGATGTTTTTCTTTTTGTTTCTCGCCTTATTTCTGCTAGCAGGAATACGGATCATTTTTGAATATAAACGGGCCCTTAAATTTCGGTTTGGGAAGTATGTTAAAACCCTTCAACCGGGATTTCGTTGGATTATTCCCATTGTGGAAACTATACAGATCGTAGATATTCGGGTGATTACCATAAATATCGTTTCTCAGGAAGTAATGACCGAAGATAACGTACCCTGTAGCATTGACGGAGTAGTCTTCTTTCAAATCAAAGATCCGGAAAAAGCTGTTCTGGAAGTAGAGGAATTCACTTTTGCCATTACCCAGCTATCCCAGGCCGCCTTAAGGGATGTCTGCGGAAAGGTGGAATTAGACACCATTTTATCCAAGAGGGAGGAGATGGGTAAAAATATCAAAGCGATTGTCGAAAGCGAGACACATCAATGGGGTATTGAGATCAGCGATGTAAAGATCAAAGACATCCAGCTACCTGAAAATATGCGAAGGATGATGGCGAATCAGGCTGAAGCAGAACGGTCACGAAGAGCCCGTATTATTTTGGCTCAGGCCGAGGAACAGGCAGCCGATATGCTATTGCTGGCAGGAAAGAAAATTGATCAGTCGCCTTCTGCAATTAAATTGCGCTTGTATCAGACACTGTCTAATATAGCGGCAGAAAAGAACTCTACAATACTCTTCCCATTCCCCGAAGAAGTTTTACCCAAAAAATCAAAGGATTGA
- a CDS encoding Hsp20/alpha crystallin family protein, translating to MTLVRFKNRNRPFSDLITSDFFDMEDFFDNRFWNKGLVNENFWNGRSGEPALNIKESDHHFEIELAAPGFDKKDFEVSIENGYLTIKAEKEVTEESEKENYSRKEFSYNSFERSLLLPENVLEDKIKAKYNDGILSFKILKKEEAKKLKPKRVEIA from the coding sequence ATGACACTTGTTAGATTTAAGAATCGTAATCGCCCGTTTTCCGATTTGATTACCTCCGATTTCTTCGATATGGAAGATTTCTTCGATAATCGATTTTGGAATAAAGGGTTAGTCAATGAAAATTTCTGGAATGGACGTTCAGGAGAACCAGCTCTTAACATCAAGGAGAGCGATCACCACTTCGAAATAGAACTTGCCGCTCCGGGATTCGACAAAAAAGATTTCGAGGTATCTATTGAAAATGGCTATTTGACAATCAAAGCCGAAAAAGAAGTTACTGAGGAATCTGAAAAGGAGAATTATAGCAGGAAAGAGTTTTCCTATAATTCTTTTGAAAGATCATTATTGTTGCCAGAAAATGTTTTGGAAGACAAAATCAAAGCCAAATACAATGATGGCATACTGAGCTTTAAAATCCTGAAGAAGGAAGAAGCTAAAAAATTAAAACCCAAAAGAGTGGAAATTGCATGA
- a CDS encoding TonB-dependent receptor plug domain-containing protein translates to MMRHKLIYRSLFLMAIGGLSLGCTSYRSTGVKGGPDTGNIRSVKAQKGETSILLMLQRVPGVTVRGNVVRVFGPNSFSNTSEPLFLIDGVAYSGGLSGILGSINPDDVRSIEVYKTPSELGAYGARGANGVINILLR, encoded by the coding sequence ATGATGAGACATAAACTAATTTACAGATCTCTTTTTTTGATGGCTATAGGGGGATTATCCCTGGGTTGTACCAGTTACAGGTCGACCGGAGTTAAAGGAGGACCGGATACCGGAAACATTAGATCTGTAAAAGCTCAAAAAGGCGAGACCAGTATATTACTCATGTTACAGCGTGTTCCCGGTGTTACCGTGAGAGGAAACGTAGTGCGTGTTTTTGGCCCCAACTCTTTCTCTAATACCTCAGAACCATTGTTTCTTATCGATGGAGTGGCTTACAGCGGAGGCTTATCCGGTATTTTGGGGAGTATCAACCCCGATGATGTGCGTTCCATCGAAGTGTATAAAACACCCTCAGAATTGGGGGCCTACGGTGCCCGAGGGGCCAATGGTGTCATCAATATTTTACTGAGGTAG
- a CDS encoding Gfo/Idh/MocA family protein, with product MQNRRSFIRNLGAATLASGLPLTHLSASREINSDQKVRVGLIGVRGMGWANLSSFLKIPGTSCVALCDVDSSLLENRAGEIKASFGKRPETFSDHREFLKMKGLDAVIIGTPDHWHCIQMTDACMAGKDVYVEKPIANSITEANLMVKAARKYDRVVQVGQWQRSDPHWIEALTYLKSGVLGRIRQAKAWATVNYGKGFDVVPDGPVPPGVDYDRWLGPAPARPFNQNRFHGSFRYFWDYAGGLMTDWGVHMLDIVLAGMEVSSPKSVMALGGKFAFPDNAAQTPDTLTTVYDFENFNLVWEQYIAMGTSPYLEESGEPGVAFIGEKGILAINRVSWKVLPFQENGEYLIDALPPRKSSVNPLDLHTKNFYDCILSRKDPNCTIEMGRDAALVAHLGNIAYRSGKKLEWDPGRGMISNEPEVNSYLSPIYRAPWTLWKG from the coding sequence ATGCAAAATCGCAGATCCTTTATCAGAAACCTGGGCGCAGCTACCCTGGCTTCAGGTCTCCCACTAACTCACCTCTCGGCGTCCCGGGAGATCAATTCCGATCAAAAAGTAAGGGTCGGACTCATCGGTGTACGAGGAATGGGTTGGGCAAACCTTAGTTCTTTTCTAAAGATTCCCGGAACCAGTTGTGTTGCTCTCTGTGACGTAGACTCCTCCTTACTGGAAAACAGAGCCGGGGAGATAAAGGCCTCTTTTGGAAAACGTCCGGAGACCTTTAGTGATCACAGAGAATTTCTTAAAATGAAAGGCCTGGACGCAGTGATTATAGGTACCCCCGATCACTGGCATTGCATACAAATGACCGATGCCTGCATGGCCGGAAAGGATGTTTATGTTGAAAAGCCCATAGCCAATAGTATAACTGAGGCCAATCTGATGGTTAAAGCCGCACGAAAATACGACAGGGTGGTACAGGTAGGACAATGGCAGCGGAGCGATCCACATTGGATAGAAGCACTTACCTATTTGAAATCGGGTGTTTTGGGAAGGATCAGGCAGGCCAAAGCCTGGGCAACGGTGAATTATGGGAAGGGCTTTGATGTGGTCCCGGACGGCCCTGTACCTCCCGGTGTCGACTACGACCGTTGGCTGGGTCCGGCTCCGGCCCGACCATTCAACCAGAATCGTTTTCATGGCTCTTTCAGGTATTTTTGGGATTATGCGGGTGGATTAATGACTGACTGGGGCGTACATATGCTGGACATAGTTCTGGCCGGTATGGAAGTAAGCAGTCCGAAATCAGTGATGGCTCTGGGAGGAAAATTTGCTTTTCCTGACAATGCCGCTCAGACCCCCGATACCCTGACCACGGTCTATGATTTTGAAAATTTTAATCTGGTTTGGGAGCAATATATCGCCATGGGCACCTCACCATACCTAGAAGAATCAGGTGAGCCCGGGGTAGCTTTTATTGGCGAAAAGGGCATTCTTGCGATCAATCGAGTTAGCTGGAAGGTACTGCCCTTTCAGGAGAATGGAGAGTACCTGATAGACGCTCTACCACCGAGAAAGAGTTCGGTAAATCCACTTGATTTACACACAAAAAACTTCTACGATTGCATTTTGAGCAGGAAGGACCCCAACTGCACCATTGAAATGGGCAGGGATGCTGCCCTGGTAGCCCATCTTGGAAATATCGCCTACCGCAGCGGGAAAAAACTGGAATGGGATCCAGGTAGGGGTATGATCAGTAATGAGCCCGAAGTAAATTCCTATTTAAGTCCGATTTACCGGGCGCCATGGACGCTGTGGAAGGGTTAA
- a CDS encoding exodeoxyribonuclease III, with translation MKIVTWNVNGIRAIVKKDFFDSIEQINADIVCLQETKAQEEEVDKALKSIEKYSISNNAAEKKGYSGTTILSKVKPELVVADMGVAEHDQEGRILCAEYDKFYLINVYVPNSGQQLGRLDYRKKWDADFLNYIKEKEKSKPVIACGDFNVAHKPIDLKNDKSNYDKTAGYTQVEIDGMDAFVNSGLVDAYRHFHPNTEAYTYWSYRLKARERNVGWRLDYFLLSSSLIDKVSRVEILDDHFGSDHCPVLLEIDL, from the coding sequence ATGAAGATTGTGACCTGGAATGTGAATGGCATCAGAGCCATCGTAAAAAAGGACTTCTTTGATTCAATTGAACAGATCAACGCTGACATCGTTTGCCTACAGGAAACAAAGGCACAGGAAGAAGAAGTAGACAAGGCACTCAAATCTATCGAAAAATATAGCATATCGAATAATGCAGCAGAGAAAAAAGGATATTCCGGGACCACCATTCTCAGCAAGGTAAAGCCTGAACTAGTTGTTGCAGATATGGGCGTGGCTGAACACGATCAGGAGGGCCGGATCCTTTGTGCGGAGTACGATAAATTTTATCTGATCAATGTCTATGTTCCCAACTCAGGGCAGCAGTTAGGAAGACTCGATTACAGAAAAAAATGGGATGCCGACTTTTTAAATTACATCAAGGAAAAGGAGAAGTCGAAACCTGTGATCGCCTGCGGCGATTTTAACGTGGCTCATAAGCCCATCGACCTGAAAAACGACAAATCTAACTACGATAAGACCGCCGGATATACACAGGTAGAGATCGACGGGATGGATGCCTTTGTAAATTCAGGCTTAGTAGACGCCTACCGTCATTTTCACCCCAACACCGAAGCCTATACTTACTGGAGTTACAGGCTTAAAGCAAGAGAACGCAATGTAGGTTGGCGATTAGACTACTTTTTGCTGAGTTCTTCCCTAATCGACAAGGTCTCTAGGGTTGAAATCCTTGACGACCATTTTGGTTCTGACCATTGCCCGGTACTACTCGAAATTGACCTTTAA
- a CDS encoding PepSY domain-containing protein: protein MVKRKTTRKFRKLHRYLGLLLGIQFLMWTISGIYFSWTDIDEIHGDHYRKENRTSLEFETLVNPVSPIGLDGISSLELREIGGRPYYWINNSYLINAETGDRKLEITQAEALQVAGNHMLPELRVKSIERLEEVGSHHEYRGKPLPAFVISYDTPKNVQAYVSIADGSFQTIRYRDWRWFDFLWMMHTMDYEGRDDFNTILLRGFSLFGLLTILSGFTLFYLSSPTLRKKVRKKKYN from the coding sequence ATGGTGAAAAGAAAAACAACGCGAAAATTCAGGAAGTTGCATCGATACCTGGGACTACTTCTGGGGATTCAGTTCCTCATGTGGACCATTAGTGGTATCTATTTTAGCTGGACAGACATCGATGAGATACACGGGGATCATTACAGAAAAGAAAATCGCACTTCCCTGGAGTTTGAAACACTTGTAAATCCGGTATCACCTATTGGCTTAGATGGAATTTCCTCGCTGGAATTAAGAGAAATAGGCGGGAGACCTTATTACTGGATCAACAATTCCTATCTCATAAACGCAGAAACCGGCGATAGAAAGCTCGAGATCACCCAGGCGGAGGCTTTACAGGTTGCAGGAAATCACATGTTACCAGAATTAAGGGTAAAGAGCATTGAGCGACTAGAAGAAGTGGGTAGCCACCACGAATACAGGGGTAAGCCCCTTCCTGCTTTCGTAATTTCTTATGATACGCCAAAAAATGTTCAAGCCTACGTTTCCATTGCAGATGGATCTTTTCAGACAATTAGGTACAGGGATTGGCGCTGGTTTGATTTTTTGTGGATGATGCATACAATGGATTACGAAGGCAGGGATGATTTCAATACAATACTTCTTCGTGGATTTTCCCTTTTTGGGCTATTGACCATACTGAGTGGCTTTACATTGTTTTATCTTAGCTCCCCAACTCTCAGGAAAAAGGTAAGGAAGAAGAAATACAATTAA
- a CDS encoding heavy metal translocating P-type ATPase: MKHTFHVQGMTCNGCRKHVEEILSEVEGVDKANVDLEKATATLEMVAYVPFEKLQHALEEDGGRYSIHKNKTDAPGAKEVKRPQRKGTGTFYCPMHCEGDKTYDTPGDCPVCGMALVEEQSISTKSGTKYTCPMHPEVVSDEPGSCPICGMDLVAVEPDLSAEEKSYKALLGKLWISVLFTLPIFLIAMSEMIEDNPLYSILSQKSWNWIQFALSLPVVFYTTWMFFERAYRSIKTMNLNMFTLIGIGAGVAWLFSVFGLFFPDFFPSQFKTENGSVHVYFEAATVILTLVLVGQVLEARAHSKTNSAVKELLKLAPNKAIRVKDGKEEEVAMDKIQLGDILRVKPGGKIPVDGVVTEGETSVDESMITGEPIPVSKSAGEKVTSGTINGNQSFLMKAEKIGSDTLLSQIIQMVNEASRSKAPIQNLADRVSGYFVPIVVLISIITYVVWAIWGPEPAQVYALINAIAVLIIACPCALGLATPMSVMVGVGRGAQNGILIKNAEALEKMNKVNTLIVDKTGTITEGKPSVEAFNATSSMFSEQDIMQYIVSLNNLSEHPLAEATVSFGKEKGVELLKVDGFNAVTGKGVEGKVEEKELALGNEKMIEMSGGKITSAIKDKAGSFQKEGKTVSYLSINSEVVGFVVIGDKIKASSKKAIKSLQRQGVDVIMLTGDNRATARAVADELELADFKAGMLPEDKLREVEKLQQEGKVVAMAGDGINDAPALAKSDVGIAMGTGTDVAIESAAITLVKGDLQGIARAKNLSRTVMKNIKQNLFFAMVYNTIGVPVAAGVLFPFFGILLSPMIAAAAMSFSSVSVIANALRLRTAKIN; the protein is encoded by the coding sequence ATGAAACACACCTTTCACGTACAGGGAATGACCTGCAATGGTTGCAGGAAGCATGTGGAGGAAATACTCTCAGAGGTTGAAGGAGTTGATAAGGCAAATGTGGATCTGGAGAAAGCTACTGCCACCTTGGAAATGGTTGCCTATGTTCCATTCGAAAAACTTCAACATGCCCTCGAAGAAGACGGCGGCAGATACAGCATTCATAAAAACAAAACAGACGCCCCGGGCGCGAAAGAAGTAAAAAGGCCCCAGCGTAAAGGAACAGGTACTTTCTATTGTCCCATGCATTGTGAGGGGGATAAAACCTATGATACCCCTGGAGATTGCCCTGTTTGTGGGATGGCCCTTGTAGAGGAACAGAGTATATCGACCAAATCCGGAACTAAATACACCTGCCCTATGCATCCTGAGGTTGTAAGTGATGAACCCGGAAGTTGTCCGATCTGTGGGATGGACCTGGTAGCTGTAGAACCTGATCTTTCTGCGGAGGAAAAATCATATAAGGCCTTGCTGGGGAAATTGTGGATCTCCGTGTTATTTACGCTGCCAATTTTTCTGATTGCTATGTCAGAAATGATTGAAGACAATCCTCTGTATAGCATTCTATCACAGAAAAGTTGGAACTGGATTCAGTTTGCGCTTTCGTTGCCGGTGGTTTTTTATACAACATGGATGTTTTTTGAACGGGCATACCGCAGTATTAAGACAATGAACCTCAATATGTTTACCCTCATTGGTATTGGTGCGGGGGTCGCGTGGTTGTTCAGTGTGTTTGGCCTGTTTTTTCCTGATTTTTTTCCCTCCCAGTTTAAGACTGAGAACGGAAGTGTTCATGTGTATTTTGAGGCTGCCACTGTTATTCTTACCCTGGTTTTAGTGGGACAGGTACTGGAAGCCAGGGCACATAGTAAAACGAATTCTGCTGTAAAGGAATTGCTGAAACTGGCACCTAATAAGGCAATTCGTGTTAAAGATGGAAAAGAAGAGGAAGTAGCCATGGATAAAATTCAATTGGGTGATATCCTGAGAGTGAAACCAGGTGGAAAGATTCCGGTTGATGGTGTCGTTACCGAAGGCGAAACCTCTGTTGACGAATCTATGATAACCGGGGAACCTATTCCTGTTAGTAAGAGCGCAGGTGAGAAGGTGACAAGCGGGACAATAAACGGGAATCAGTCTTTTCTGATGAAGGCTGAAAAAATTGGTTCAGACACCCTGCTGTCCCAGATTATACAAATGGTGAATGAAGCGAGTAGGAGTAAGGCTCCGATCCAAAACCTGGCCGACAGGGTATCCGGATATTTTGTGCCCATCGTAGTACTTATATCGATTATTACTTATGTAGTATGGGCCATTTGGGGTCCTGAACCCGCTCAGGTGTATGCCCTGATAAATGCAATCGCGGTCCTTATTATTGCCTGTCCCTGTGCCCTCGGCCTGGCTACTCCCATGTCAGTTATGGTAGGAGTTGGTAGAGGCGCTCAGAACGGCATCCTGATTAAGAATGCTGAAGCTCTGGAGAAAATGAACAAGGTGAATACCCTTATTGTTGATAAAACAGGTACAATTACCGAAGGTAAGCCTTCGGTAGAAGCCTTTAATGCGACCAGTTCTATGTTTTCTGAGCAGGATATTATGCAATACATAGTTTCTTTGAATAATTTAAGTGAGCATCCTTTAGCAGAGGCCACGGTATCTTTTGGCAAAGAGAAGGGCGTTGAATTACTAAAAGTAGACGGATTTAATGCTGTTACCGGGAAAGGGGTTGAAGGAAAAGTAGAAGAGAAAGAACTTGCCCTGGGAAATGAGAAAATGATAGAAATGTCCGGAGGTAAAATTACTTCGGCAATAAAGGACAAGGCTGGTAGCTTTCAAAAAGAGGGTAAGACCGTTTCTTATTTATCGATTAATTCTGAGGTCGTTGGCTTTGTGGTCATCGGAGATAAGATTAAGGCGAGCAGTAAGAAAGCAATTAAATCATTACAACGGCAGGGAGTAGATGTGATTATGCTCACCGGGGATAACCGGGCAACTGCCAGAGCCGTAGCCGATGAACTCGAACTAGCCGATTTTAAAGCCGGCATGCTACCAGAAGATAAACTCAGGGAAGTAGAAAAACTACAACAAGAAGGAAAAGTAGTAGCAATGGCTGGCGATGGGATCAATGATGCCCCTGCACTCGCGAAAAGCGATGTAGGTATAGCCATGGGAACCGGTACAGACGTGGCTATTGAAAGTGCAGCTATTACCTTGGTAAAAGGTGATCTGCAGGGAATCGCCAGGGCTAAAAACTTAAGTCGGACAGTGATGAAAAACATCAAACAAAACTTATTTTTTGCCATGGTGTATAATACCATCGGGGTACCTGTGGCTGCCGGAGTGTTGTTCCCGTTTTTTGGAATACTTTTATCCCCGATGATTGCGGCTGCCGCTATGAGTTTTAGTTCGGTATCGGTGATAGCAAATGCGCTCCGACTGCGGACCGCCAAAATAAACTGA
- a CDS encoding DUF3347 domain-containing protein has product MKTLKKTNILAFILTVLVFSCKENKTSNLEKSNDQLSRKILAKEATKITFNSSDAGDIFERYIELRNALIESDAVKASKVAMKFDSIEGGDYEKINEVALLIGASDELDSQRLLFSELTTLLEPVIKDQLAGGAVYKQYCPMAFNNDGATWLSSESVIRNPYFGSKMLNCGKITETYTE; this is encoded by the coding sequence ATGAAAACACTAAAGAAAACCAATATTTTAGCCTTTATACTTACAGTGCTGGTATTTTCATGTAAAGAAAATAAAACATCAAATCTTGAAAAGAGCAATGATCAATTAAGTAGAAAGATACTGGCAAAGGAGGCTACAAAAATCACTTTCAACAGTTCAGACGCCGGCGATATTTTTGAGAGATATATCGAACTACGGAATGCTTTGATAGAATCTGATGCTGTTAAAGCCTCAAAAGTGGCCATGAAGTTTGATTCCATTGAGGGAGGAGATTACGAAAAAATTAATGAGGTTGCTTTATTGATTGGTGCTTCTGATGAATTGGATTCACAGCGCCTCCTCTTTTCGGAGCTAACAACACTTCTTGAGCCTGTTATAAAGGACCAGCTGGCGGGTGGAGCTGTATACAAACAGTATTGTCCGATGGCGTTTAACAATGATGGCGCAACCTGGTTGTCCTCAGAATCTGTGATCAGGAATCCTTATTTTGGATCTAAAATGCTTAACTGTGGTAAGATCACAGAAACTTATACCGAGTAA